The following proteins come from a genomic window of Emys orbicularis isolate rEmyOrb1 chromosome 9, rEmyOrb1.hap1, whole genome shotgun sequence:
- the MSN gene encoding moesin isoform X1, which translates to MPKTISVRVTTMDAELEFAIQPNTTGKQLFDQVVKTIGLREVWFFGLQYQDTKGFSTWLKLNKKVTAQDVRKESPLLFKFRAKFYPEDVSEELIQDITQRLFFLQVKEGILNDDIYCPPETAVLLASYAVQSKHGDFNKELHKPGYLAGDKLLPQRVLEQHKLNKDQWEERIQVWHEEHRGMLREDAILEYLKIAQDLEMYGVNYFSIKNKKGSELWLGVDALGLNIYEQNDRLTPKIGFPWSEIRNISFNDKKFVIKPIDKKAPDFVFYAPRLRINKRILALCMGNHELYMRRRKPDTIEVQQMKAQAREEKHQKQMERALLENEKKKRELAEKEKEKIEREKEELMERLRQIEEQTKKAQLELEEQTRRALELEQERKRAQEEAEKLAKERKEAEEAKEALLKASHDQQKTQEQLAAEMSELTSKISQLEMARQKKESEALEWQQKAETVQEDLEKTKEELKTAMSTPHVTEPMQSENEHDDEQDENAAEASAELKADATIKDRSEEDRTTEAEKNERVQKHLKALTSELANARDETKKTANDMIHAENMRQGRDKYKTLRQIRQGNTKQRIDEFESM; encoded by the exons ATTAGTGTGCGAGTTACCACCATGGATGCTGAGCTGGAGTTTGCCATCCAGCCCAACACCACGGGGAAGCAGCTCTTTGATCAG gTTGTGAAGACAATTGGGCTGAGAGAGGTCTGGTTTTTTGGACTTCAATACCAGGACACCAAGGGCTTCTCAACATGGCTGAAACTCAATAAAAAG GTGACCGCACAGGATGTGCGCAAGGAAAGCCCGCTGCTCTTCAAGTTCCGTGCCAAGTTCTACCCAGAGGATGTGTCCGAGGAGCTGATTCAGGACATCACACAGCGCCTCTTTTTCCTCCAGGTGAAGGAGGGCATCTTGAATGATGATATCTATTGCCCTCCAGAGACTGCTGTCCTTCTGGCTTCCTATGCCGTCCAATCTAAACATGGAGACTTCAACAAGGAGCTGCACAAGCCTGGCTATCTTGCTGGTGACAAACTGCTCCCTCAAAG agTTCTGGAGCAGCACAAACTCAATAAAGACCAATGGGAGGAGAGGATCCAGGTGTGGCATGAGGAACATCGGGGAATGCTCAG GGAAGATGCCATCTTGGAGTACCTGAAAATTGCACAGGATCTAGAAATGTACGGCGTGAACTACTTCAGCATTAAGAATAAGAAGGGCTCTGAACTCTGGCTAGGTGTTGATGCTCTCGGACTCAACATTTATGAGCAGAATGACAG GTTAACACCAAAAATTGGATTCCCTTGGAGTGAGATCAGGAATATCTCATTCAATGATAAGAAGTTTGTTATCAAGCCCATTGACAAGAAAGCACCA GACTTTGTATTCTATGCCCCACGATTACGGATTAACAAGCGAATCCTGGCGCTGTGCATGGGAAACCATGAGCTCTATATGCGCAGACGTAAACCAGACACCATTGAGGTGCAGCAGATGAAGGCACAGGCTCGGGAAGAGAAGCATCAGAAACAGATGGAGAG AGCTCTGCTGGAGAATGAGAAGAAAAAGAGGGAATTGgcagaaaaggagaaagaaaagattGAGCGTGAGAAGGAAGAGCTGATGGAACGACTCAGACAAATTGAGGAGCAAACCAAGAAAGCTCAACTAG AATTGGAAGAACAGACCCGCAGGGCATTGGAGCTAGAGCAGGAAAGGAAACGAGCCCAGGAAGAAGCAGAGAAGCTGGCTAAGGAACGCAAAGAGGCAGAGGAGGCAAAGGAAGCCCTGCTGAAAGCATCCCATGATCAGCAAaagacccaggagcagctg GCAGCTGAGATGTCAGAACTCACATCCAAAATCTCACAGCTGGAAATGGCCAGGCAGAAGAAGGAGAGCGAAGCCTTGGAGTGGCAACAGAAG GCTGAGACCGTGCAGGAAGACCTAGAGAAGACCAAAGAGGAACTGAAGACTGCCATGAGCACCCCTCACGTCACTGAACCCATGCAGTCTGAGAACGAGCATGATGATGAACAGGATGAGAACGCTGCGGAGGCCAGTGCTGAACTGAAGGCAGATGCCACCATCAAGGACCGCAGCGAGGAGGATCGCACCACTGAGGCGGAGAAGAACGAACGGGTTCAGAAACACTTGAAG GCTCTTACCTCAGAGCTGGCAAATGCTCGGGATGAAACCAAGAAGACAGCCAATGACATGATCCACGCTGAGAACATGCGGCAGGGCCGTGACAAGTACAAGACCCTCCGCCAGATCCGGCAGGGCAATACTAAGCAGCGCATTGATGAGTTTGAGTCCATGTAA
- the MSN gene encoding moesin isoform X2, translating into MSISVRVTTMDAELEFAIQPNTTGKQLFDQVVKTIGLREVWFFGLQYQDTKGFSTWLKLNKKVTAQDVRKESPLLFKFRAKFYPEDVSEELIQDITQRLFFLQVKEGILNDDIYCPPETAVLLASYAVQSKHGDFNKELHKPGYLAGDKLLPQRVLEQHKLNKDQWEERIQVWHEEHRGMLREDAILEYLKIAQDLEMYGVNYFSIKNKKGSELWLGVDALGLNIYEQNDRLTPKIGFPWSEIRNISFNDKKFVIKPIDKKAPDFVFYAPRLRINKRILALCMGNHELYMRRRKPDTIEVQQMKAQAREEKHQKQMERALLENEKKKRELAEKEKEKIEREKEELMERLRQIEEQTKKAQLELEEQTRRALELEQERKRAQEEAEKLAKERKEAEEAKEALLKASHDQQKTQEQLAAEMSELTSKISQLEMARQKKESEALEWQQKAETVQEDLEKTKEELKTAMSTPHVTEPMQSENEHDDEQDENAAEASAELKADATIKDRSEEDRTTEAEKNERVQKHLKALTSELANARDETKKTANDMIHAENMRQGRDKYKTLRQIRQGNTKQRIDEFESM; encoded by the exons ATTAGTGTGCGAGTTACCACCATGGATGCTGAGCTGGAGTTTGCCATCCAGCCCAACACCACGGGGAAGCAGCTCTTTGATCAG gTTGTGAAGACAATTGGGCTGAGAGAGGTCTGGTTTTTTGGACTTCAATACCAGGACACCAAGGGCTTCTCAACATGGCTGAAACTCAATAAAAAG GTGACCGCACAGGATGTGCGCAAGGAAAGCCCGCTGCTCTTCAAGTTCCGTGCCAAGTTCTACCCAGAGGATGTGTCCGAGGAGCTGATTCAGGACATCACACAGCGCCTCTTTTTCCTCCAGGTGAAGGAGGGCATCTTGAATGATGATATCTATTGCCCTCCAGAGACTGCTGTCCTTCTGGCTTCCTATGCCGTCCAATCTAAACATGGAGACTTCAACAAGGAGCTGCACAAGCCTGGCTATCTTGCTGGTGACAAACTGCTCCCTCAAAG agTTCTGGAGCAGCACAAACTCAATAAAGACCAATGGGAGGAGAGGATCCAGGTGTGGCATGAGGAACATCGGGGAATGCTCAG GGAAGATGCCATCTTGGAGTACCTGAAAATTGCACAGGATCTAGAAATGTACGGCGTGAACTACTTCAGCATTAAGAATAAGAAGGGCTCTGAACTCTGGCTAGGTGTTGATGCTCTCGGACTCAACATTTATGAGCAGAATGACAG GTTAACACCAAAAATTGGATTCCCTTGGAGTGAGATCAGGAATATCTCATTCAATGATAAGAAGTTTGTTATCAAGCCCATTGACAAGAAAGCACCA GACTTTGTATTCTATGCCCCACGATTACGGATTAACAAGCGAATCCTGGCGCTGTGCATGGGAAACCATGAGCTCTATATGCGCAGACGTAAACCAGACACCATTGAGGTGCAGCAGATGAAGGCACAGGCTCGGGAAGAGAAGCATCAGAAACAGATGGAGAG AGCTCTGCTGGAGAATGAGAAGAAAAAGAGGGAATTGgcagaaaaggagaaagaaaagattGAGCGTGAGAAGGAAGAGCTGATGGAACGACTCAGACAAATTGAGGAGCAAACCAAGAAAGCTCAACTAG AATTGGAAGAACAGACCCGCAGGGCATTGGAGCTAGAGCAGGAAAGGAAACGAGCCCAGGAAGAAGCAGAGAAGCTGGCTAAGGAACGCAAAGAGGCAGAGGAGGCAAAGGAAGCCCTGCTGAAAGCATCCCATGATCAGCAAaagacccaggagcagctg GCAGCTGAGATGTCAGAACTCACATCCAAAATCTCACAGCTGGAAATGGCCAGGCAGAAGAAGGAGAGCGAAGCCTTGGAGTGGCAACAGAAG GCTGAGACCGTGCAGGAAGACCTAGAGAAGACCAAAGAGGAACTGAAGACTGCCATGAGCACCCCTCACGTCACTGAACCCATGCAGTCTGAGAACGAGCATGATGATGAACAGGATGAGAACGCTGCGGAGGCCAGTGCTGAACTGAAGGCAGATGCCACCATCAAGGACCGCAGCGAGGAGGATCGCACCACTGAGGCGGAGAAGAACGAACGGGTTCAGAAACACTTGAAG GCTCTTACCTCAGAGCTGGCAAATGCTCGGGATGAAACCAAGAAGACAGCCAATGACATGATCCACGCTGAGAACATGCGGCAGGGCCGTGACAAGTACAAGACCCTCCGCCAGATCCGGCAGGGCAATACTAAGCAGCGCATTGATGAGTTTGAGTCCATGTAA